From the genome of Halobellus litoreus, one region includes:
- a CDS encoding FAD-binding and (Fe-S)-binding domain-containing protein, protein MSQKTVPKTDGAAAPPSPRDEGAEYAALAADLRAAVDGAVRFDEYAQVLYATDGSIYQARPAGVVEPKHVDDVRAAVATAADHDVPVIARGTGSSLGGQAVGPGCLVVDVSTHMDDILDVRPEEQRAVVQPGVVQDHLDARLAEDGLKFAPDPASSNRATVGGGIGNNSTGAHSVRYGITDAYTERLTVVLADGSLIETREVVLDGPEWKELLARDTREAELHRTVRRMVEENDAEIDARYPDLKRNVSGYNLDKVIYENDAGDEVINLSKLFVGAESTLGVVVEAELSLVTKPEETALALYCFDDLIDALEAVPRALEHDVSAVELMDAEVFRLARESEQYARYEEPIPEGTAAALMIEFDSELVDDFGAAIAEVTDRFVDGGDAFDVIEAYTDESQADLWKLRKAAIPLLMSLEGDPKPYPFIEDATVPPAELAEYTQKFMDILDDHGTSAAYFAHAGSGTLHIRPILSLKEDEGVQTMRSITDDVTDIVVEHHGAFSGEHGDGLARTEFNPKMYGEQLWTAFQELKTAFDPDWRMNPGKVVYRDDDPTDMREHLRYGAAYSSIEPQTKLDFSEEGGFSHLVELCNGCGTCRQQDTDVMCPTYRATDDELATTRGRANMLRAAISGEIPEERLRSADFQEDVLDLCVGCKGCKSDCPTGVDMAKLKAELKHQYHEEEGSGLRSKLFGNIDAASKWGSRLAPLSNWAMELPGSDVVMERVFGIAPERSLPPFAEESLVEWFRRRDSAVSAAEADRKVLLFPDTYTNYSYPEPGKAAVRVLEAAGVHVHVPDDLAPSGRAAYSVGLLDRAADRARTNVDAFTDYLDDGWEVVAVEPSDAVVFQDEYTDLLATDAAERVAGHSYGVCEYLDVHRLVEELPVREGLEADALAYHGHCHQHAAGKDHHAVGVLRRAGYDVDPLDSGCCGMAGSFGYEAEHYDVSTSIAELLFEKIRASEATQVVAPGGSCRSQIGDSALVSEHPPHPVELLVRALDIDSR, encoded by the coding sequence ATGTCACAAAAGACCGTCCCGAAAACCGACGGTGCAGCCGCGCCTCCGTCACCTAGGGACGAGGGAGCGGAGTACGCGGCGTTGGCTGCGGACCTCCGGGCGGCAGTCGACGGCGCAGTGCGCTTCGACGAGTACGCACAGGTCCTTTACGCGACCGACGGCAGCATCTACCAGGCCCGCCCCGCGGGCGTCGTCGAGCCGAAACACGTCGACGACGTCCGGGCCGCAGTCGCGACCGCCGCCGACCACGACGTCCCGGTCATCGCCCGCGGGACCGGCTCGTCGCTCGGCGGACAGGCGGTCGGTCCCGGCTGTCTGGTCGTCGACGTCTCGACGCATATGGACGACATCCTCGACGTCCGGCCCGAGGAGCAGCGGGCGGTGGTCCAGCCGGGCGTCGTCCAGGACCACCTCGACGCGCGCCTGGCCGAGGACGGGCTGAAGTTCGCGCCCGACCCGGCGTCGTCGAACCGGGCGACGGTCGGCGGCGGGATCGGCAACAACTCCACGGGCGCGCACTCGGTCAGATACGGGATCACCGACGCGTACACCGAGCGGCTGACGGTCGTCCTCGCCGACGGCAGCCTGATCGAAACGAGAGAGGTCGTCCTGGACGGGCCGGAGTGGAAGGAACTCCTCGCCCGCGACACGCGCGAGGCCGAACTGCATCGCACGGTCCGCCGGATGGTCGAGGAGAACGACGCGGAGATCGACGCCCGCTACCCCGACCTGAAGCGGAACGTCTCGGGGTACAACCTCGACAAGGTGATCTACGAGAACGACGCCGGCGACGAGGTCATCAACCTCTCGAAGCTCTTCGTCGGGGCCGAGTCGACGCTCGGCGTCGTCGTCGAGGCCGAACTGTCGCTCGTCACGAAGCCAGAGGAGACGGCGCTGGCGCTGTACTGCTTCGACGACCTGATCGACGCGCTCGAGGCCGTGCCCAGGGCCCTCGAACACGACGTGAGCGCCGTCGAGTTGATGGACGCGGAGGTGTTCCGGCTCGCCAGGGAATCCGAGCAGTACGCCCGCTACGAGGAACCGATTCCGGAAGGCACGGCCGCGGCGCTGATGATCGAGTTCGACTCCGAACTCGTCGACGACTTCGGGGCGGCGATCGCCGAGGTCACCGACCGATTCGTCGACGGCGGCGACGCCTTCGACGTCATCGAGGCCTACACCGACGAGTCGCAGGCGGACCTCTGGAAGCTCCGGAAGGCGGCGATTCCGCTCCTGATGAGCCTCGAAGGCGACCCGAAGCCGTACCCGTTCATCGAGGACGCGACCGTCCCGCCGGCGGAACTCGCCGAGTACACGCAGAAGTTCATGGACATCCTCGACGACCACGGGACCTCCGCGGCGTACTTCGCGCACGCCGGGAGCGGCACGCTGCACATCCGGCCGATTCTCTCGCTGAAGGAAGACGAGGGCGTCCAGACGATGCGCTCGATCACCGACGACGTCACCGACATCGTCGTCGAACACCACGGCGCGTTCTCCGGCGAGCACGGCGACGGGCTCGCGCGGACCGAGTTCAACCCGAAGATGTACGGCGAACAGCTCTGGACGGCGTTCCAAGAGCTCAAAACGGCGTTCGACCCCGACTGGCGGATGAACCCGGGGAAGGTCGTCTACCGCGACGACGACCCGACGGATATGCGAGAGCACCTCCGCTACGGGGCGGCGTACTCCTCGATCGAACCGCAGACGAAACTCGACTTCTCCGAGGAGGGCGGCTTCTCTCACCTCGTCGAACTGTGCAACGGCTGCGGGACGTGTCGCCAGCAGGACACCGACGTGATGTGTCCGACCTACCGCGCCACCGACGACGAACTGGCGACGACGCGGGGACGCGCGAATATGCTCCGGGCAGCAATAAGCGGCGAGATTCCCGAAGAGCGCCTGCGGTCAGCGGACTTCCAGGAGGACGTCCTCGATCTCTGCGTCGGCTGCAAGGGCTGCAAATCGGACTGTCCGACCGGCGTCGATATGGCGAAGCTCAAGGCCGAACTCAAGCACCAATACCACGAGGAGGAGGGATCGGGGCTGCGCTCGAAGCTGTTCGGGAACATCGACGCGGCCTCGAAGTGGGGCTCGCGGCTCGCGCCGCTCTCGAACTGGGCGATGGAGCTTCCCGGGTCGGACGTCGTGATGGAACGGGTCTTCGGGATCGCCCCCGAGCGCTCGCTCCCGCCGTTCGCCGAGGAGTCGCTCGTCGAGTGGTTCCGGCGACGCGACTCGGCCGTCTCGGCGGCGGAGGCCGACCGCAAGGTCCTCTTGTTCCCGGACACGTACACGAACTACAGCTACCCCGAACCCGGGAAGGCGGCCGTTCGCGTCCTCGAAGCCGCCGGGGTCCACGTTCACGTCCCCGACGACCTCGCTCCCAGCGGGCGGGCGGCCTACTCGGTCGGCCTGCTCGACCGCGCGGCCGACCGCGCCCGCACGAACGTCGACGCGTTCACCGACTACCTCGACGACGGGTGGGAGGTCGTCGCGGTCGAACCGAGCGACGCCGTGGTCTTCCAGGACGAGTACACGGACCTCCTGGCCACGGACGCCGCCGAGCGGGTCGCCGGTCACTCCTACGGCGTCTGCGAGTACCTCGATGTCCATCGACTCGTCGAGGAGTTGCCGGTTCGAGAGGGACTGGAAGCGGACGCGCTCGCCTACCACGGTCACTGCCACCAGCACGCCGCGGGGAAGGACCACCACGCCGTCGGCGTTCTCAGGCGGGCGGGCTACGACGTCGATCCGCTCGACTCCGGCTGCTGCGGGATGGCCGGCAGTTTCGGATACGAGGCCGAACACTACGACGTCTCCACGTCGATCGCCGAACTGCTGTTCGAGAAGATCCGAGCCAGCGAGGCCACGCAGGTGGTCGCCCCCGGTGGTTCCTGCCGGAGCCAGATCGGCGACAGCGCGCTCGTCTCCGAGCACCCACCGCATCCCGTCGAACTGCTCGTCCGGGCGCTCGACATCGACTCCCGATAG
- a CDS encoding DMT family transporter yields MVAASHLLAVGLALGAALSSASSNLCVRRGTDSGTTEDAIFVVSIVNVVVLLPVVAIRYYPTYGLTRVSLASFAVAGILGTLIGRALNFVSIEKIGASRTAPIVASWALISTILGVVFLDETLSAVHGVGILLVVGGVAVIAWLTSNDNPEDLPRRELLVGILIPFGAAVAVGWEPIFANVGFDEGTPPLVGLAVKSVAAALGFGLYLWWDDDLPGRSVLRGTNARWFVLAGLLNTAFLLGYYVALSIAPVNVVSPIVVTNTLFVVVLAALVMPQRLERVTWGLFAAAAVVVSGVLLITAFG; encoded by the coding sequence ATGGTCGCGGCGTCGCATCTGCTCGCTGTCGGATTAGCGCTGGGTGCCGCCCTCTCGTCGGCGTCTTCGAACCTCTGCGTCAGGCGAGGCACCGACAGCGGCACGACCGAGGACGCCATCTTCGTGGTCTCGATCGTCAACGTGGTCGTCCTGCTACCGGTCGTGGCGATTCGATACTATCCGACGTACGGTTTGACGCGGGTATCGCTGGCGTCCTTCGCCGTCGCCGGCATCCTGGGGACGCTGATCGGTCGGGCGCTGAACTTCGTCAGCATCGAAAAGATCGGCGCGAGCCGAACGGCCCCGATCGTCGCCTCGTGGGCGCTCATCTCGACCATCTTGGGGGTCGTCTTCCTCGACGAGACGCTGTCGGCGGTGCACGGCGTCGGGATCCTCCTCGTCGTCGGCGGCGTCGCCGTCATCGCGTGGCTGACGAGCAACGACAACCCCGAGGACCTCCCACGGCGCGAACTGCTCGTCGGCATCCTCATCCCCTTCGGTGCCGCGGTCGCGGTCGGCTGGGAACCGATCTTCGCGAACGTCGGCTTCGACGAGGGGACGCCGCCGCTCGTCGGCCTCGCCGTGAAGTCGGTCGCCGCCGCCCTCGGGTTCGGCCTGTACCTCTGGTGGGACGACGACCTCCCCGGGCGGTCGGTCCTCCGCGGGACGAACGCGCGGTGGTTCGTGCTTGCGGGCCTCTTGAACACGGCGTTTCTCCTCGGCTACTACGTCGCGCTCTCGATCGCCCCGGTGAACGTCGTGAGCCCGATCGTCGTGACCAACACGCTGTTCGTCGTCGTCCTCGCGGCGCTGGTTATGCCGCAGCGACTGGAGCGGGTCACCTGGGGGCTGTTCGCCGCCGCCGCGGTCGTCGTCTCCGGGGTGCTTCTGATCACTGCCTTCGGCTGA
- a CDS encoding pyridoxal-phosphate-dependent aminotransferase family protein: MQQPPDTDPLNPPQRTLMGPGPSEVHPRVLRIMSAPLIGHLDSAFIEIMDEVQELLRYTFQTENRWTIPVSGTGSASMETAFGNLVEPGDTVLVPTNGYFGGRMESMAERAGGDVVHVDAPWGEPLDPDDVAAAFDEHDPDVFGFVHAETSTGVLQPQVPELTSIAHEHDAYVVADTVTSLGGVELRVDEWGIDVAYSGGQKCLSCPPGASPLTLNDRAMEKVLGRDTDVRSWYLDLSLLEGYWGEERSYHHTAPITNVYALREALQLVAEEGLEARWERHREMATELKEGLEEMGLEMNPDDEFWLPSLNAVRVPDGVDDGKLLAELQDEHDLEIASGLGDLEGEILRIGCMGYSARTPNIQFVLSALEEALANQGYEA; encoded by the coding sequence ATGCAGCAACCACCGGATACCGACCCGCTCAATCCGCCGCAACGGACGCTGATGGGCCCCGGGCCGAGCGAAGTGCACCCGCGCGTGCTCCGAATTATGAGCGCGCCGCTCATCGGCCACCTCGACTCGGCGTTCATCGAGATTATGGACGAGGTCCAGGAACTCCTCCGCTACACGTTCCAGACGGAGAACCGCTGGACGATCCCGGTGAGCGGAACCGGATCGGCATCGATGGAGACCGCGTTCGGGAACCTCGTCGAACCGGGCGACACCGTCCTCGTGCCGACGAACGGGTACTTCGGCGGCCGGATGGAGTCGATGGCGGAGCGGGCGGGCGGCGACGTCGTCCACGTGGACGCGCCGTGGGGCGAACCGCTCGACCCCGACGACGTGGCCGCGGCGTTCGACGAACACGACCCCGACGTGTTCGGGTTCGTCCACGCGGAGACGAGCACCGGCGTCCTCCAGCCGCAGGTGCCGGAACTCACGAGCATCGCCCACGAGCACGACGCCTACGTCGTCGCCGACACCGTGACCTCGCTCGGCGGCGTCGAACTCCGCGTCGACGAGTGGGGCATCGACGTCGCCTACTCGGGCGGGCAGAAGTGCCTCTCCTGCCCGCCGGGCGCGAGTCCGCTCACGCTCAACGACCGGGCGATGGAGAAGGTGCTTGGCCGCGACACCGACGTCCGCTCGTGGTACCTCGACCTCTCGCTGCTCGAAGGCTACTGGGGCGAGGAGCGCTCGTATCACCACACGGCACCGATCACGAACGTCTACGCGTTGCGGGAGGCGCTCCAGTTGGTTGCCGAGGAGGGTCTCGAAGCGCGTTGGGAGCGCCACCGGGAGATGGCCACCGAACTCAAGGAAGGCCTCGAAGAGATGGGACTGGAGATGAACCCCGACGACGAGTTCTGGCTGCCGTCGCTAAACGCGGTGCGGGTGCCCGACGGCGTCGACGACGGAAAACTGCTCGCGGAACTGCAGGACGAACACGACCTCGAAATCGCGAGTGGTCTGGGCGACCTGGAGGGCGAGATCCTCCGGATCGGCTGTATGGGCTACTCGGCGCGGACGCCGAACATCCAGTTCGTGCTCTCCGCGCTCGAAGAGGCGCTGGCGAACCAGGGCTACGAGGCGTAG
- a CDS encoding thiamine pyrophosphate-requiring protein yields MGDPGADDTDGTAPTAAEVMLRSLREYGVEYVFGNFGTDHTPLLEAAARLREEDPDAIPAFVTCPHESGALSAADGYAAVTGRPQAVFVHVDVGTQNLGAMVHNVHRGDVPVLIFAGLAPITHGDEPGARSSGIQYIQDVYDQEGIVEQYCRWTGEYRPPADPDEFVARALELASTPRRGPTYLAATREALETTVDSTPGSRSLTDARPIAADAETVGRVASMVRDATAPLVVTSKLGANRPDQSVDRLRRFAEAAGAGVVEQRPTALNFPRTHALHVGFDPKAAMERADLVVLADADVPWEPPSERPVDADVPIVHLDIDPEKPQYPLWDFETDLAVRADPGATLAAVADRLESEGGEPDREPWQSEHDARLRGRADSLDAQYDDGALTPAVLTDAIDEVVDASTIVLNETTTSKRTVLEHLDLERPGSYRSPYGSGLGWAPGAATGVKLAAPEQTVITLVGDGSYVFGNPTASAWMAAAHDAPSLTVVYNNSRWNAVRTSTLDQHPDGSAAAASVPESRFDPILDLSHAAHVVDAHTSVVESVEDLESALRAGLDAVERGDPAVLDVRVEQA; encoded by the coding sequence ATGGGCGACCCAGGAGCGGACGATACGGACGGGACAGCACCGACCGCGGCCGAAGTGATGCTCCGATCGCTGCGCGAGTACGGCGTCGAGTACGTCTTCGGCAACTTCGGGACCGATCACACGCCGCTCCTGGAGGCGGCGGCGCGACTCCGCGAGGAGGACCCGGACGCGATTCCGGCGTTCGTGACCTGCCCACACGAGTCGGGGGCGCTGAGCGCGGCGGACGGCTACGCGGCGGTGACCGGTCGACCCCAGGCGGTGTTCGTGCACGTCGACGTCGGGACCCAGAACCTCGGCGCGATGGTCCACAACGTCCACCGCGGCGACGTTCCGGTGCTCATCTTCGCGGGCTTGGCGCCGATCACTCACGGCGACGAACCGGGCGCGCGCTCCAGCGGCATCCAGTACATCCAGGACGTCTACGACCAGGAGGGGATCGTCGAGCAGTACTGCCGGTGGACGGGCGAGTACCGCCCGCCCGCCGATCCCGACGAGTTCGTCGCCCGGGCGCTGGAACTCGCGTCGACGCCGCGGCGGGGACCGACTTATCTCGCGGCGACCCGCGAGGCGCTCGAAACGACCGTCGACTCGACGCCCGGATCCCGTTCGCTCACGGACGCCAGACCGATCGCCGCGGACGCCGAGACGGTCGGTCGAGTGGCGTCGATGGTTCGCGACGCCACCGCGCCGCTCGTCGTCACCAGCAAACTCGGGGCGAACCGCCCCGACCAGTCGGTCGACCGACTCCGGCGCTTCGCCGAGGCCGCGGGGGCGGGCGTCGTCGAACAGCGGCCGACGGCGCTGAACTTCCCCCGGACGCACGCGCTTCACGTCGGTTTCGACCCGAAAGCGGCGATGGAGCGCGCGGATCTCGTCGTCCTCGCCGACGCCGACGTCCCCTGGGAACCGCCGTCGGAGCGCCCCGTCGACGCGGACGTTCCGATCGTGCACCTCGACATCGATCCGGAGAAGCCCCAGTACCCGCTCTGGGACTTCGAGACCGACCTCGCGGTCCGGGCCGACCCCGGTGCGACGCTCGCCGCCGTCGCCGACCGGCTCGAATCGGAGGGCGGCGAGCCCGACCGGGAACCCTGGCAGAGCGAACACGACGCGCGTCTGCGAGGGCGGGCCGACTCGCTGGACGCACAGTACGACGACGGGGCGCTGACGCCCGCGGTGCTGACGGACGCGATCGACGAGGTCGTCGACGCCTCGACGATCGTGCTCAACGAGACGACGACGAGCAAGCGCACGGTCCTGGAACATCTGGACCTCGAACGGCCCGGGAGCTACCGCTCGCCGTACGGCTCCGGGCTCGGATGGGCACCCGGCGCCGCGACGGGCGTCAAACTGGCCGCGCCGGAACAGACCGTGATCACGCTCGTCGGCGACGGCTCCTACGTCTTCGGCAACCCCACGGCGTCGGCGTGGATGGCGGCCGCCCACGACGCGCCGTCGCTGACGGTCGTGTACAACAACTCGCGGTGGAACGCGGTTCGGACCTCGACGCTCGACCAGCACCCCGACGGGAGCGCCGCGGCGGCGAGCGTCCCCGAGAGCCGCTTCGACCCGATCCTGGACCTCTCTCACGCCGCACACGTCGTGGACGCGCACACGTCGGTCGTGGAGTCGGTCGAAGACCTCGAATCCGCTCTCCGGGCGGGGCTCGACGCGGTCGAACGCGGTGACCCGGCCGTGCTGGACGTTCGGGTCGAACAGGCGTAG
- a CDS encoding lactate/malate family dehydrogenase has product MHVGIIGGASTIGSTLAYSLVCDDPRHSVMLFEEALDAAWGHATDLTHASYHLADPPLSETDEIGEVRYAPTDEIGDFDLDAIVITARVPPSDDDTQRGARGARARELDANLPLIDDIADALDALEPVPTVVVTNPVDRIVYRLWNRLGWPRSTVLGFSLAETARVADAIARRRDVHPTRVSCPTMGEHGERVVPVFSRATVDGTPASFTRAERREIVDEILEVPFEIAEKRGIGDSSRWVSAAGLLRVLRGVSASTPTDPLCLSVPLDGEYGFTDAALSVPVTLADGGIDRTIEWDLDVSEADRLREAYDAVRADVRRFDQ; this is encoded by the coding sequence ATGCACGTCGGAATTATCGGCGGCGCGAGCACGATCGGGTCGACGCTTGCGTACAGCCTCGTCTGTGACGACCCGCGTCACTCGGTCATGCTGTTCGAAGAGGCGTTGGACGCCGCGTGGGGCCACGCGACGGATCTGACACACGCGAGCTATCATCTGGCCGACCCCCCGCTGTCGGAGACCGACGAGATCGGCGAGGTGAGGTACGCCCCGACCGACGAGATCGGCGACTTCGATCTCGACGCTATCGTTATCACCGCCCGGGTTCCGCCGAGCGATGACGACACCCAGCGGGGCGCACGCGGCGCCCGGGCCCGCGAACTGGACGCCAACCTCCCGCTCATCGACGACATCGCGGACGCCCTCGACGCGCTGGAGCCGGTGCCGACGGTCGTCGTGACCAATCCCGTCGACCGCATCGTCTACCGACTCTGGAACCGGCTCGGCTGGCCCCGCTCGACGGTGTTGGGGTTCTCGCTGGCCGAGACCGCCCGCGTCGCGGACGCCATCGCCCGCCGACGCGACGTCCACCCGACGCGGGTCTCGTGTCCGACGATGGGCGAACACGGCGAGCGCGTCGTGCCGGTGTTCTCCCGGGCGACGGTCGACGGAACACCGGCGTCCTTCACGCGTGCGGAACGGCGCGAAATCGTCGACGAAATCCTGGAGGTCCCGTTCGAAATCGCCGAGAAACGCGGAATCGGGGACTCCTCGCGCTGGGTGTCGGCTGCGGGACTCCTCCGGGTTCTCCGCGGGGTCTCCGCGTCGACTCCCACCGATCCGCTCTGTCTCTCCGTGCCGCTGGACGGCGAGTACGGGTTCACCGACGCCGCGCTGAGCGTCCCCGTGACGCTGGCCGACGGCGGGATCGACCGGACGATCGAGTGGGACCTCGACGTGTCGGAGGCGGACCGCCTCCGGGAGGCGTACGACGCGGTCCGAGCGGACGTGCGGCGATTCGACCAGTGA
- a CDS encoding amidohydrolase family protein, with protein sequence MRMGRFVIDTHVHGQRVAVNFQDRDERPDYATLSKLMWQAEDADLADDDDEIVTYRNTDRLLYDMDLYGVDMVCLQPGFGFSDRLHGKMVEEHPDKFVAFAHPYETNRKAVAGEEEWDIDRACEELDERLSQDGFVGIGEMLPFDPTITERAERMPWDERHDQLRKIYDVAAKHDVPVRWHPGSVNGGYERDPGTLLPDRRSIKYAVDLHLEYPEVPIIIDHGGVQGNWRKNVEESCNVAATYDNVYIEIGNYWSDLIKRPMNDPNIGPEQLIWGTDWGASWIAANNPANRSTGEYDYPPQRWTQIKSRGLQAHQADAWGTSMRQIDKYAREVDLPADDLNLMMGGNVCRLLDIEPPHKRLFPEYI encoded by the coding sequence ATGCGAATGGGAAGATTCGTTATCGATACACACGTTCACGGCCAGCGGGTCGCCGTGAACTTCCAGGACAGGGACGAACGACCGGACTACGCCACGCTCAGTAAACTGATGTGGCAGGCCGAGGACGCCGACCTCGCGGACGATGACGACGAGATCGTCACCTATCGTAACACGGACCGGCTTCTGTACGACATGGATCTGTACGGCGTCGATATGGTCTGTCTCCAGCCCGGCTTCGGGTTCAGCGACCGCCTCCACGGGAAGATGGTCGAGGAGCATCCCGACAAGTTCGTCGCGTTCGCTCACCCGTACGAAACGAACCGCAAGGCGGTCGCCGGCGAGGAGGAGTGGGACATCGATCGGGCCTGTGAGGAACTCGACGAGCGACTCAGTCAGGACGGGTTCGTCGGCATCGGCGAGATGCTCCCGTTCGACCCGACGATCACCGAGCGGGCCGAGCGGATGCCGTGGGACGAGCGACACGACCAGCTCCGGAAGATCTACGACGTGGCCGCGAAACACGACGTCCCCGTGCGGTGGCACCCCGGTTCCGTGAACGGCGGTTACGAGCGGGACCCGGGCACGCTCCTGCCCGACCGCCGGAGCATCAAGTACGCCGTCGACCTCCACCTCGAGTACCCCGAAGTGCCGATCATCATCGACCACGGCGGCGTCCAGGGCAACTGGCGGAAGAACGTCGAGGAGTCCTGCAACGTGGCGGCGACGTACGACAACGTCTACATCGAGATCGGCAACTACTGGTCGGACCTGATCAAGCGCCCGATGAACGACCCGAACATCGGCCCCGAACAGCTGATCTGGGGGACCGACTGGGGCGCGTCCTGGATCGCGGCGAACAACCCGGCGAACCGGTCGACCGGCGAGTACGACTACCCGCCGCAACGGTGGACGCAGATCAAGAGCCGCGGCCTGCAGGCTCACCAGGCCGACGCGTGGGGCACTTCGATGCGGCAGATCGACAAGTACGCCCGCGAGGTCGACCTGCCCGCCGACGACCTCAACCTCATGATGGGCGGCAACGTCTGTCGACTGCTCGACATCGAGCCGC